ACTTGTAGTTAGGTTCAGGGGTGAGCTTAAGCTGTTCTCTTCTGTTACTCTCATGGACACATACAATATTGCATGTCTctgttttcttcctcttgttgcttgcattttgttctgttttttctcagtATCTATGGTACAGCAACCTCACCCTCCCACTCCGCCCTCATTCATAAAGTATTCCATTGCAGCTCTTGGAGGACAAAATggtcacttttgtgaagaaagaacttaagaagatccagaaggttctgTGTCCAGATTCCCCAGAATGCTTAGCGAGTCAGACGGACAATAATTGTGCATTAGCGGGTGAGGATGAAGAGCCGAATAGCATCAGAGAAtcatttgtgaagatcacacTGCATATCCTGAGGAGAAtaaagcaggaggagctggctgacgAATTacagagcagtaagaggatttCTTCAAAGATTTAAGCTGCTGGATGAATAGAACCTTTACTATTGTTTCACTAAATGGACATATATATTCAAAATATGTGCATATAATAATTCATAGTGAGGCTTTTGTCTACTGACTCTTTTAGGAACTTTAATTAGGGACGTTGAGTGGAGTCAGCATGAACTTAAGTCTATTCTAAAGAAGAagtttcagtgtgtgtttgaggggatcgctaaagcaggaaacccaacccttctgaatcagatctacacagagctctacatcacagagggagggactgcagaggtcaatgatgaacatgaggtcagacagattgaaacagcatccaagAAGCTGGACAATCTGGAGTctacaatcagacaagaagacatctttaaagcctcacctggaagagatgaaccaatcagaacagtgctgacaaagggagtggctggcattgggaaaacagtcttaacacagaaatacagcctggactgggctgaagacaaagccaaccaggacatccagttcatatttccattcactttcagagagctgaatgtgctgaaagaggaaaagttcagcttggtcgaacttgttcatcacttctttactgaaaccaaagaagcaggaatctgcagctttgaagacttccaggttgtgttcatctttgatggtctggatgagtgtcgacttcctctggacttccacaaaactacaatcctaactgaccctagaaagtccagctcagtggatgtgctgctgataaacctcatcagggggaaactgcttccttctgctcgcctctggatgaccacacgacctgcagcagccagtcAGATCCCTCCCGACTGtgttgacatggtgacagaggtcagagggttcactgatccacagaaggaggagtacttcaaaAAGAGGTTTAGGGATAAGAAGCAGGCCAAAAGAATCCTCTcacacatcaagacatcacgaagcctccacatcatgtgccacatcccagtcttctgctggatcactgctacagttctggaggatgtgctggaaaccagagagggaggacagctgcccaagaccctgactgagatgtacatccacttcctggtggttcaggccaaagtgaagaaggtcaagtatgatggaggagctgagacagatccacactggagtccagagagcaggaagatgattgagtctctgggaaaactggcttttgatcagctgcagaaaggaaacctgatcttctatgaatcagacctgacagagtgtggcatcgatatcagagcagcctcagtgtactcaggagtgttcacacagatctttaaagaggagagaggactgtaccaggacaaggtgttctgcttcatccatctgagtgttcaggagtttctggctgctcttcatgtccatctgaccttcatcaactctggactcaatctgctggatgaacaacaaacaacctccCAGAAGTCTGAAACAAGAGATCCTACATTCTTCTACCAGAGTGCTGTaaacaaggccttacagagtccaaatggacacctggacttgttcctccgcttcctcctgggtctttcactgcagaccagcCAAACtctcctacgaggtctgctgacacagacaggaagtagctcacagaccaataagaaaacagtccagtacatcaaggagaagctcagtgagaatctgccTGCAGAAAAAAGCATCaatttgttccactgtctgaatgaactgaatgattgttctctagtggaggaacTCCAACAGTCCCTGAAAGCAGAACGCCTCTCCACaaataaactgtctcctgctcagtggtcagctctggtcttcatcttactgtcatcagaagaagatctggatttgtttgacctgaagaaatactctgcttcagaggaggctcttctgaggctgctaccagtggtcaaagcctccaacaaagctctgtaagtaaatatgTGCTCAtccctttatttttaaaatgtgattctACTTAATAGAATCAACATTTAATAATCTTGTAAAGTTGATTCTGTCCATCTGAATGTAAAATTCTCCATGGAAGGGATGTTTTGTCAGTCAAGTGACTTCCTCAGTTTCAGTTGACAGATTTCCACAATTTTAGAAACAGTACTTTTCCATAATGAGCAAAATGATCACAGTGGACTAACAATGGGTTATGAGGTCAATTTCGTGACCATTAATATGGaaattttcatgactatttatcCATTAGTAATTAGTACAATTCAAAGAAAGTTAGAGAATGGTTGCAGTCACACATGGAGTGCGTAATATGTGACCTGAAGATGGCTCCAAGAGCAGACACACTCAGCAAGCTAATGTtcagagtggtcctgttgctgaggtggAGTCATCCTATCATCTCTTTCAAACTACCTTCACTACTTAAGTTACTAGAGGTAACTGAAGGTAAGGGCAGGTAAATGGTGATGCAACATGATATGagacattgttttattttcaataatAGCATATCTCACCTTCTCCTTGATATCCAAAGTGTTTTGAGCCAGAAATCTTGATATATTGCATATAGCCAAGTTGAACACACAGACAATAGGTCTTAGGTAAACCATactgttgggtctaaactcagaccccgctgtatccaggacttattcccatgaaagaaaaacaaggcaacagtgttcgatcgattacttgcgcaagggaggcctctcatctgtgtccagcacgacaatgaccccaaatccggcctcctctcgctgccttttattgagagacagttcacacaaaacacagcaaagcaacgcccacatggttctaaggcattgtatgtatatgtgtgtgaacctttatatgtaagtaggaatgtgtgtgtgtgtgtgtgtgtgtgtgtgtgtgagacctcctgctgaccaaagggtcgtaaaagcaggaagcttacaacacaagaaacagatctttcagataggatgtatctacaataaaacctcccccaacacaaagtggttagaggtgctcaggatcaaaggaatagctttgataatactgcttgaactaagactgtacaaatttaagaaacaatggcaacatttaacaattagacctaacacatacagtgctttgtttttttaaatcacaaatgtcattgtgtttcagactgagtggctgtaacctctcagagagaagttgtaaagctctgtcctcagttctcagctctcagtcctctaatctgagagagctggatctgagtaacaacaacctgcaggactCAGGAGTGAAGATTCTCTCTACTGGACTGAAGAGTCTGTGCTGcacactggaaactctcaggtaaGCAAACTTTTCcactttcatttaaaataatctgAATTTCTGAATAATTATTTTTGCGTAGACAGCTTTTCTGTAGTCCTAAATCTAATTCCTAAAGCTACAGTTCATAACAATGAAAGGAAATTGGTATGCTATGAACATAAAATAGACATAGATCTCTAAATGATCATTGCATAAATTTGATTTATTCAAACAAATCTAAAACAAAATTTGCATATCAAACATTTTTAGATAGCAAGTCAGAATCTGATAATACATAAGAGAAAAGCTACATTTTGCATTTAGTTAGAAtaccaaaaaaaagtatattctaGAGACATCCATAGAAATGCTGAGATATATTGTCATTGATTTTTCTTGAAGTCATCGGGTGTTTTGGGCCTCGCAACATTAGGACAGCCTTGATTAGGTGACTCAGTCAGGCCTGATCAGACCTTGACATATGTCCCAGCTGCACTGGTCCACGATTTGGACCTATTAATCCAAATCCACCTGAAGGCTCTTTTTGCAGCCTCAGTGACAGATTTGATGGCCTTCCTCTTTGCAGCTCCTCTGATGCTAAGAGAGTTGTAGGTCTTAGAGAGGAATATCTGGCGTCAGTAAGACTGGCCAGTCCCAGTCTAAAGATGAAGGAGAGTTGGCTGAATGTTCAGAGGCTGGCTGAGACTTCACTCCAGCCATTAAAAGGAGATATCTCTTTGACTGCAGACCTGTTTACTGTCCCTAAGGGATTTTGGGTAGCTGTTGTAGATATGCAGTGTACCCTCACCTGGGTGGAGAAGGCATGTTGGATGCTTTCTCTTGTCACAGATAAGCAGGCTTTCTGGACAGGGTAGCATGTCATACACAGCTCGGAGCACGAACTGCATGCCCTGAGGTTCTGCATACTAGATGTCATCCCAGGTGATTATATTCTCCTGTTCTCCTTCCCGTTTCATCCATGTCCCCTGGTGCCACATTTACAGTACGTATGCTAGTTTATGCTTTGCCGATTTAGTTTGCTACTTATCTTTATGAACTTTAATCTTTTCTTCATACCTGCCTGCTTGATCATCATCatgacagatagacagatagacaaaCAGCCATGCTTTTCCCATCCATCATCAAGTATCCTTAAAAGGGTAAAAAGCTGATCCAGTGTTCCGCAACTAGGAAGAAAACCACATTGTTACTCCAGTATTCAAAATCAACTACCAGACGGACTCTCCTTTCCAGATCCTTGGCATAGATTTTTCCAGTGAGACTGAGGGGTGTGATCCTTCTGTAATTGGAGCACACCCTCCGATCCCACTTGTTCAGTACCCCAGGCTGCCAATCCAAAGGTACCGCCCCTGATCTGCATGCAACATTGTAAAAGCAAATTGTAGAGGGCAAATCTCATCCAGTACAGTGGcctgtttaactgcctcagtgacctaaCGCCTCGTGATGGAGGAGTTGTCCCCCttatccccagactctgcttcctctatGAAAGacatgtcagtgggattaaggaggtcctcgaagtattcttTCCAGTATTCTgctgtgcaggcaggcaggaaagGACTCAAAATTCAGACTCAATCGTGGAGATGAAACTTAAACTCAAaaaggcagctttattgctggacacgagaaaaaactaaacttgaatatacaaaataaacttgGCAGGCTTAGCAGGCAGAATACACAGATTGGTATGAAGGAGACTGCGACATggaactgagggagacgctgACATAAATGCGCAGAAAGATAAAAGGGAtgtgggagcacacggggaacacagctgacacggATAATCATAGCGAGACAGAACGTAGATGGAAACAcaagaccttcacaataaaacaggtaaCTAGATACAAGTGGAGGAGAGACAGACGAGAGGGAACGAAGGAGAGAGGCATGAGACAGAGACATGACGGGCTGGGAAAACaagatggaataaaacacaaggcgGGGAAACAAGGCACAAGGACTCACGCCActgtataaacacagacaccCAGGGGGAGACACTGAGggcaaagacacaaggggaaatcTAATAAACCAAACTAAGCAGAATAACCCAGGGACAATAGAATAAACCCATAGAATAACAACATGACTTAAAGATAAtacaaaatgacagaaaatacaagaaaactcaaaaacactgggtagaataacccaggaccatgacacttgACAGgttgccagaatctctttgaGGCAGTCTGAAAGTCTTTTTCTATGGCCTCTCcgagcaaagactcacagcttTGGCTAACTGCCTAAAGAGTTATACAAGAGGGATAGAAGCCAgcagaataaaccagctgttctccagtGAACCATCAGGTGTGCTGTTActggcaggggaacaatatgagaacagcagcTCACTCCTGTTCTGCATAGGTCTGAACCCCCTCAGTCAGATTATCAATGACTGGCTACAGATGCCAGGCATGGAATGGAGCAACTATTAATCACCTCTTCTACGTGGATGACATTAAGCAGTATGCCAGGGGAAACAACCCAATGTCAGGCAGGTGGTCCTAATATTGTGCCTGATTAATGTATAAGGTGCACTTATACATCAAGTTAAAGGTATATGTATTGTTATTGGTATCGGTTCAGGCAACACAAGCCCTTTGTTTACTTCACATCAGATCGATACCAAAATTTACAATTTTGCACACCCTACATCTAGTTCCAAGAATTTTCAAAAACAGATGTGGATtattacaaaagaaaacaaaagaaaattgtcCCACTATAAATAAAGCagaattaaactgaaaaaatgaagaaaattaaGCATATAAGTCAATTGTTTATGGATGAATTGTTGTGtggtgtgtttgcagtctgtcaggctgtctgctcacagaggaaggctgtacttctctggcttCAGCTCTGAGTTCCAATCCCTCTCATCTGAAAGAGCTGGATCTGAGCTACAATCAGCCCGGAGACTCGGGACTAAAACTGCTGTCGGCAGGATTGATGGATCCATCCTGGAGACtagacactctcaggtatggagagaatgtctggtagaagagctggaaacatttctttcaATTGTTCCTGTGCTCACAGAAGAAACATTAGTCCAGTTTATCAAGAAAAGTGAAAGATACTGCCCTTCTGGGCCCTGTCTTTTATTGAGTTAGGAGCCTCTAACAACCCCTCGTCGATGAAGTACAACCCATGAGTTGCATAACTTTCTGGGTATCCTTCCCAGATCTTATCTTCCATCTCCATTACTATTCCTTTCTATAATTTAGAATGATTACAAGGTCCAAAGTTGCAAACTTGTTGCATTCTACACATCACTGGCCATAAAGATGTTAAAATGCAACATAAAATGGTCAGAACTACCCATTAGTATGAATTATTAGAGTGCAAAACAAGAGCTGTGCATCAACAGATATTTATACATAAGTAGTATAATGTATGACATAAATGTAGAGAAATCTAACCTGTAGGTTAACAAGAACATTACCCCAACTCCAAACCCTACAAGTCCCTGAGGGTTTTGCATGAATAACTCTAGCTGAGAATAGTTCTAGGTACAACATATCTAACAATGTGTACAACCAGTGTTTCACTGAAAGCAACCTCTGAACCACTAGTTTTGTTAGGCACAGTTATGCATGCCAACCATAAGTTTTATACATTTCTTTGAAAACCCGATGGAgcttccacacaaacacaaagcagaagCTGAAGCATACCCAAATATGCTTGCAATCCAACTTCCTCCCaggccaaagactagaaaatatgatcAAGAACATcttgcctttggcttcacctgcacaacagTGGTTA
The sequence above is a segment of the Oreochromis aureus strain Israel breed Guangdong linkage group 3, ZZ_aureus, whole genome shotgun sequence genome. Coding sequences within it:
- the LOC120434884 gene encoding uncharacterized protein LOC120434884, translating into MLLEDKMVTFVKKELKKIQKVLCPDSPECLASQTDNNCALAGEDEEPNSIRESFVKITLHILRRIKQEELADELQSRTLIRDVEWSQHELKSILKKKFQCVFEGIAKAGNPTLLNQIYTELYITEGGTAEVNDEHEVRQIETASKKLDNLESTIRQEDIFKASPGRDEPIRTVLTKGVAGIGKTVLTQKYSLDCGGTPTVPETSNKALLSGCNLSERSCKALSSVLSSQSSNLRELDLSNNNLQDSGVKILSTGLKSLCCTLETLSLSGCLLTEEGCTSLASALSSNPSHLKELDLSYNQPGDSGLKLLSAGLMDPSWRLDTLRVEPAGVRWLEPSLRKYSCQLTIDTNTVNTNLQLSDNNRTVTHVDEIQSYPDHPGRFDQLPQLLCRNGLTGRCYWEVEWRGGVLISVSYTGIRRKGNSKDVVFGWNDQSWCLYCSDDGPDSVRHNNKGTSIIASASSSSSSSSVSNRVAVYVDCPAGTLSFYRVSSDTLIHLHTFNTTFTETLYPGFRVYPGCSLKVCVVEA